In Deinococcus malanensis, one DNA window encodes the following:
- the thpR gene encoding RNA 2',3'-cyclic phosphodiesterase has product MTRIRRTPRPAPRADKPQRNTEPATQPLGPDIYEPAKATIQPAAAPARRTGAGRPDTDEASERTLRLFYALRVPTDISTPLAEAQRALRGNWRAVRPDQMHVTLAYLPAVPPERLDDLKRLGALLTQDVAPMEVRLRGTGYFPNEGSPRVWFAKVEAEGLTEFATRLREGIQNLDIQTDNLPFKAHITMARKKGPAPRVAPLTFDLGWQAGHAVLYRSILRKTGPIYETESTFRFRGLAPQETA; this is encoded by the coding sequence ATGACCCGGATCCGCCGCACCCCCAGGCCGGCTCCCAGGGCCGACAAGCCTCAGCGCAATACCGAGCCGGCCACCCAGCCCCTGGGCCCGGACATCTACGAGCCTGCCAAAGCGACCATCCAACCAGCGGCGGCTCCGGCACGCCGGACCGGTGCAGGCCGTCCCGACACCGACGAAGCATCCGAGCGCACCCTGCGGCTGTTCTATGCCCTTCGTGTCCCGACAGACATCAGCACGCCGCTGGCCGAGGCGCAGCGGGCCCTGCGCGGGAACTGGCGGGCCGTGCGTCCCGACCAGATGCACGTCACCCTGGCGTACCTGCCCGCCGTACCGCCCGAGCGGCTCGACGACCTCAAGCGGCTGGGTGCCCTGCTGACCCAGGATGTCGCGCCCATGGAGGTCCGCCTGCGGGGCACCGGCTACTTCCCCAACGAAGGCAGTCCACGCGTGTGGTTTGCCAAGGTGGAGGCCGAAGGCCTGACGGAATTTGCCACCCGGCTGCGCGAGGGCATCCAGAACCTGGACATCCAGACCGACAACCTGCCGTTCAAGGCGCATATCACCATGGCACGCAAGAAAGGCCCGGCCCCCCGGGTCGCACCTCTGACCTTCGATCTGGGCTGGCAGGCCGGGCACGCTGTGCTGTACCGCAGCATCCTCCGTAAGACCGGCCCGATCTACGAAACCGAAAGCACCTTCCGTTTCCGGGGCCTGGCCCCGCAGGAGACCGCATGA
- the recA gene encoding recombinase RecA has protein sequence MSKDSTKELSAPTDARERTKAIETAMSQIEKAFGKGSIMKLGAESKLDVQSVSTGSLSLDLALGIGGIPRGRVTEIYGPESGGKTTLALSIVAQAQKAGGTCAFIDAEHALDPVYARALGVNTDELLVSQPDNGEQALEIMELLVRSGAIDVVVVDSVAALTPRAEIEGEMGDSLPGLQARLMSQALRKLTAILSKTGTAAIFINQVREKIGVMYGNPETTTGGRALKFYASVRLDVRKIGQPVKLGNDAVGNTVKVKSVKNKVAPPFKEVELTLMYGKGFDQLSDLVTLASDMDIVKKAGSFYSYGDERIGQGKEKAIAYIAERPEMEQEIRDRVLNAIRGGTAPELPSNPALAE, from the coding sequence ATGAGCAAAGACAGCACCAAGGAACTCTCCGCCCCCACCGACGCCCGTGAGCGCACCAAGGCCATCGAGACGGCCATGAGCCAGATCGAGAAGGCCTTCGGCAAGGGCAGCATCATGAAGCTGGGCGCCGAGAGCAAGCTCGACGTCCAGTCGGTGTCGACGGGCAGCCTCAGCCTGGACCTGGCGCTGGGGATCGGCGGTATTCCGCGCGGCCGCGTGACCGAGATCTACGGCCCCGAATCCGGCGGCAAGACCACCCTGGCCCTGAGCATCGTGGCCCAGGCTCAGAAGGCCGGCGGCACCTGCGCCTTTATCGACGCCGAACACGCCCTGGACCCGGTGTACGCCCGCGCCCTGGGCGTGAATACCGACGAACTGCTGGTCTCGCAGCCGGACAACGGCGAGCAGGCGCTGGAAATCATGGAGCTGCTGGTCCGCTCCGGTGCCATTGACGTGGTCGTGGTGGACTCGGTGGCTGCCCTGACCCCGCGCGCCGAAATCGAAGGTGAGATGGGCGACAGCCTTCCCGGCCTGCAGGCCCGGCTGATGAGCCAGGCCCTGCGCAAGCTCACCGCGATCCTGTCCAAGACGGGCACCGCCGCCATTTTCATCAACCAGGTGCGTGAAAAGATCGGCGTGATGTACGGCAACCCTGAGACCACCACCGGGGGCCGCGCCCTGAAGTTCTACGCTTCCGTGCGCCTGGACGTGCGCAAGATCGGTCAGCCGGTCAAGCTCGGCAACGACGCGGTGGGCAACACCGTGAAGGTCAAGAGCGTCAAGAACAAGGTCGCCCCGCCCTTCAAGGAAGTCGAACTGACCCTGATGTACGGCAAGGGCTTTGACCAGCTCAGCGATCTGGTCACCCTGGCCAGCGACATGGATATCGTCAAGAAGGCCGGCAGCTTCTACAGCTATGGTGACGAGCGCATCGGCCAGGGCAAGGAAAAAGCCATTGCCTATATCGCCGAGCGTCCCGAGATGGAGCAGGAGATCCGCGACCGGGTGCTCAACGCCATTCGTGGCGGCACCGCTCCTGAGCTGCCCAGCAACCCGGCCCTGGCCGAGTAA
- a CDS encoding transposase — MKTHVPRGAFSRHLQSFRPLFGDRRLFDGFSTTLHGILASGGLRLSQIARCAPGSTCTAHAERRLRRLIHNQNARADLRPARLTELLTDLGARRMAGSDEVLVILDESDLRKPHSKRIENLDRVRALDGTSVRGFHTLTTLGIASNGTRALLYQTSFSTLAPGFRSRNSEYRSAVLAVKHALAQQGVTRLLWVLDRGFDAIDFLRFLHKQGQSFVVRAAHLDRMVQLDVGQRSMPLHEALDHASRLTTLSVEKAVFDVTTRRHRTVKVYVHGCAVHLSGSSGLGGTAVRLEAKDFKDPGWVLLSNLCLAADDVAARAGLATRLVQAYRQRWSIEDVFAWTKGVLGWESARVLHYDGLRVLVSCAWIVAAFLFQLGASLDDRQLHLIAHLGGWRPHQKHPPGKRVLTWGLERLAVFLMMQEQRSDPH; from the coding sequence ATGAAAACGCACGTGCCGCGTGGCGCGTTCTCGCGCCACCTCCAGAGCTTCCGACCCCTCTTTGGCGACCGACGCCTGTTCGATGGGTTCTCGACGACCCTGCACGGCATCCTCGCTTCCGGTGGTCTGCGTCTGTCCCAGATTGCCCGCTGTGCGCCCGGCAGCACATGCACAGCACACGCCGAACGTCGGTTGCGTCGTCTGATTCATAACCAGAACGCTCGGGCTGACCTTCGTCCTGCTCGCCTGACGGAATTGCTGACCGACCTGGGGGCCCGGCGGATGGCGGGGAGCGACGAAGTCCTGGTCATCCTCGACGAGTCCGATCTGCGCAAACCGCACAGCAAACGGATCGAGAACCTTGACCGCGTGCGTGCCCTGGATGGTACGTCGGTGCGGGGCTTCCATACGCTCACGACGCTGGGGATCGCTTCAAATGGAACGAGGGCGCTGCTGTACCAGACGAGCTTCAGCACCCTCGCCCCGGGCTTTCGCAGCCGGAACAGCGAGTACCGCAGCGCGGTACTCGCGGTGAAACACGCGCTGGCACAGCAAGGCGTCACGCGGCTGCTCTGGGTACTCGACCGAGGCTTTGATGCCATCGACTTCCTGCGTTTCCTGCACAAACAAGGGCAGTCCTTTGTCGTGCGTGCCGCTCACCTCGACCGCATGGTGCAGCTTGACGTGGGCCAGCGGTCCATGCCGCTCCACGAGGCGCTGGACCACGCCTCCCGGCTCACCACCCTGAGCGTCGAGAAAGCCGTGTTTGACGTGACGACCCGGCGGCATAGAACGGTAAAAGTTTACGTGCACGGCTGTGCCGTGCACCTGTCCGGTTCATCTGGCCTGGGGGGTACTGCGGTGCGCCTTGAAGCGAAAGACTTCAAAGACCCAGGCTGGGTACTGCTGAGCAATCTGTGCCTGGCGGCGGATGACGTTGCTGCCCGGGCCGGACTGGCCACCCGTCTGGTGCAGGCGTACCGTCAGCGGTGGTCGATTGAGGATGTCTTTGCGTGGACCAAGGGTGTGCTGGGGTGGGAAAGTGCCAGAGTCCTGCACTACGACGGTTTACGCGTGCTGGTCAGTTGCGCGTGGATCGTGGCGGCCTTTTTGTTTCAGCTGGGTGCCAGCCTGGACGACCGGCAACTTCACCTGATCGCCCACCTGGGAGGCTGGCGACCACATCAAAAACACCCGCCGGGAAAGCGGGTGTTGACCTGGGGCCTCGAACGCCTCGCGGTCTTCCTGATGATGCAGGAGCAACGCTCAGATCCCCATTGA
- a CDS encoding pilus assembly FimT family protein, which produces MRRKSPVQAFTLLEMLVVLSIIGVLASIAALNVSGLQKPALSDSRALAAALKVARSHALSTTSAVRVVYNDATRTLSMRRADLCSAAPSGGPPRSWRTPSMCCPTTGVIRAPINGTSLHHLPPAPK; this is translated from the coding sequence ATGCGCAGAAAAAGTCCGGTACAAGCCTTTACCCTGTTAGAAATGCTGGTGGTGCTGAGCATCATCGGTGTTCTGGCCAGCATCGCAGCGCTGAACGTCAGTGGACTCCAGAAGCCGGCACTCAGCGATTCCCGAGCTTTGGCTGCGGCCCTGAAAGTGGCCCGGTCTCACGCCCTGAGCACCACCAGTGCGGTGCGGGTCGTATACAACGATGCCACCCGGACGCTCAGCATGCGGCGTGCCGACCTCTGCTCGGCGGCGCCCAGTGGCGGCCCGCCTCGCTCCTGGCGGACTCCATCAATGTGCTGTCCAACAACTGGAGTGATACGCGCGCCCATAAACGGGACGTCGCTCCACCACCTGCCACCAGCACCGAAGTGA
- a CDS encoding biotin transporter BioY — MTQITHPTLARTLVPANSLTRDLLLVAGGAILVSLLAQVEVPLKPVPLTLQTLGVLLVGAALGWKRALAALGLYLAAGAAGLPVFAGGSGSLARILGPSGGYLLSYPLAAALVGFLVERFALDRRFLGTALAMLAGSVVIYALGLPWLGMVTGLKGQALLNAGLTPFIIGDLLKLGLAALLLPAAWTLTRKR, encoded by the coding sequence ATGACCCAGATCACCCACCCCACCCTCGCCCGTACCCTCGTTCCTGCCAACAGCCTGACGCGCGACCTGCTGCTGGTCGCCGGAGGCGCCATTCTGGTCAGCCTGCTGGCTCAGGTCGAGGTGCCCCTCAAACCGGTGCCCCTGACCCTGCAGACCCTGGGCGTGCTGCTGGTCGGCGCGGCCCTGGGCTGGAAACGTGCCCTTGCGGCGCTGGGCCTGTACCTCGCGGCCGGTGCGGCTGGACTGCCGGTTTTTGCGGGAGGAAGCGGCAGTCTGGCCCGCATCCTGGGCCCCAGCGGTGGCTACCTGTTGAGCTACCCGCTGGCCGCAGCCCTGGTGGGATTCCTGGTCGAGCGCTTTGCCCTGGACCGCCGGTTCCTGGGCACGGCCCTGGCCATGCTGGCCGGCAGCGTGGTGATCTATGCGCTTGGTCTGCCCTGGTTGGGCATGGTCACCGGGCTGAAGGGACAGGCCCTGCTCAATGCAGGCCTGACCCCGTTCATCATCGGTGACCTGCTGAAGCTGGGACTGGCTGCCCTGCTGCTGCCTGCGGCCTGGACCCTGACCCGCAAACGCTGA
- a CDS encoding biotin--[acetyl-CoA-carboxylase] ligase: MPDRLLPLLSALPQTGDALGERLGVGRVTVHTLARRLAEQGVPVVVSRQGYALEPGTPAPGLVPVQGLFGRALRYTGTTTSTQDDLRHWAEHAKSPAPHGAVVVAERQTAGRGRRGRTWNTPHGTLVFSVLLCAPLTLPELALMPLAAGVAVHEACRTGGLKWPNDLLTSDGRKLAGILLEADLRGEEARRAVLGIGVNVGSAPEGAAHLHETQPGLTRAELLGRVLAALEHWLGQPAQNVLSAWRAASLTLGQAVTVTTPRGTIQGMALDLDAQGNLLVQVTGGQVHTISAGDVQLIGSLPLSSPPAS, from the coding sequence GTGCCTGACCGCCTGCTGCCCCTGCTAAGTGCCCTGCCCCAGACAGGTGATGCACTGGGCGAGCGGCTTGGTGTCGGGCGCGTGACCGTTCATACCCTGGCCCGCCGACTGGCGGAGCAGGGTGTACCTGTGGTCGTCTCCCGCCAGGGATATGCGCTGGAACCCGGTACACCTGCCCCTGGACTGGTGCCGGTACAGGGCCTGTTTGGCCGGGCACTTCGGTATACCGGCACCACCACCAGCACCCAGGATGACCTGCGGCATTGGGCCGAACACGCCAAGAGCCCGGCGCCGCACGGCGCGGTGGTCGTTGCCGAGCGCCAGACCGCGGGCCGTGGCCGCCGTGGCCGGACCTGGAATACACCGCATGGCACCCTGGTCTTCAGCGTTCTGCTGTGTGCGCCACTGACCCTGCCAGAACTGGCCCTGATGCCGCTGGCCGCCGGAGTCGCCGTGCATGAGGCCTGCAGGACCGGGGGGCTCAAGTGGCCCAACGATCTGCTGACCTCCGACGGGCGCAAACTTGCTGGCATCCTGCTGGAAGCCGATCTGCGCGGTGAAGAGGCCCGCCGGGCTGTGCTGGGCATTGGAGTGAACGTGGGCAGTGCTCCAGAGGGGGCCGCACACCTGCACGAAACCCAGCCCGGGCTGACACGGGCCGAGCTGCTGGGACGAGTGCTGGCTGCCCTGGAGCACTGGCTGGGCCAGCCGGCGCAGAACGTGCTCTCGGCCTGGCGTGCAGCGAGCCTGACGCTTGGCCAGGCGGTCACCGTGACCACGCCGCGTGGGACCATCCAGGGCATGGCCTTAGACCTCGATGCCCAGGGCAATCTGCTGGTGCAGGTTACTGGCGGTCAGGTGCACACCATCAGCGCAGGTGACGTTCAACTGATCGGCTCCCTGCCTCTTTCTTCCCCTCCCGCTTCGTAA
- a CDS encoding Fur family transcriptional regulator, whose amino-acid sequence MTMVRHTRQRAAVIEVLRASRAHPDAAWIHTQVRSKLPSVSLGTVYRTLDALVRDGVVVTIERAGQATRYDYRHDGQDHHHAVCRSCGAIFDVKAEAVPLIPAVALPAGFQVTDVRLEFMGICPDCQLPSLKN is encoded by the coding sequence ATGACGATGGTGCGGCACACCCGGCAGCGGGCAGCAGTGATCGAGGTGCTGCGGGCGTCGCGCGCCCATCCCGACGCCGCCTGGATTCACACCCAGGTCCGGTCGAAGCTGCCCAGTGTCAGCCTTGGAACCGTCTACCGCACGCTTGACGCACTGGTGCGCGACGGCGTGGTGGTCACCATCGAGCGTGCCGGACAGGCCACCCGCTACGACTACCGCCATGACGGACAGGACCATCACCACGCGGTCTGCCGCTCGTGCGGGGCAATTTTCGACGTGAAGGCCGAGGCCGTGCCGCTGATTCCGGCGGTGGCCCTGCCCGCCGGATTCCAGGTCACCGATGTGCGCCTGGAGTTCATGGGCATCTGTCCGGATTGTCAGCTGCCCAGCCTCAAGAACTGA
- a CDS encoding SMI1/KNR4 family protein: MNTPVVIEEPSPPVAEADVMAFEALLGRPLPADYREFLLKHNGGYPVVTLGEAQDGEEFMLGGFLQLDPDGMDEPYTMHLCTPARREADYGWGLPADALVFADDPGGNLFTLSLDDPHHTVRFIDHESDAPFETHQVLAQGFTAFLQLIRSVDSQAALDAAAQREERKMLTSGSFPVALDAQLQRAEAHLPEVREAVRRACLEVFDEKTHFALHDDPRSRHVFDVMLWLHETATGPGITRADMHEILKAWFRDARGGFGLNGYAPGFLDDWWAARFDEGALEGDVNGKGTFTPAARTALVATLRARSV, from the coding sequence GTGAACACGCCCGTCGTCATCGAAGAACCCAGCCCGCCCGTGGCTGAAGCAGATGTTATGGCCTTCGAGGCCTTGCTGGGCCGGCCCCTGCCTGCGGACTACCGCGAGTTCCTGCTGAAGCACAACGGCGGCTATCCGGTCGTCACGCTGGGTGAGGCTCAGGACGGCGAAGAGTTCATGCTCGGCGGCTTTCTTCAGCTGGATCCAGACGGCATGGACGAACCGTACACCATGCATCTGTGCACACCCGCCCGACGCGAAGCGGATTACGGCTGGGGCCTGCCGGCCGACGCCCTGGTGTTCGCGGACGACCCAGGCGGGAACCTGTTCACCCTCAGCTTGGATGACCCTCACCACACAGTGCGCTTCATCGACCATGAGTCGGACGCACCCTTCGAAACGCACCAGGTGCTGGCGCAGGGGTTTACGGCCTTCCTACAGCTGATCCGCTCGGTTGATTCGCAGGCGGCACTGGACGCCGCAGCGCAGCGCGAGGAGCGCAAGATGCTGACGAGCGGCTCATTTCCAGTGGCACTGGATGCGCAGTTGCAGCGCGCCGAAGCTCACCTGCCGGAGGTGCGGGAGGCGGTGCGGCGCGCGTGCCTGGAGGTCTTCGACGAGAAGACCCACTTTGCTCTGCATGACGATCCGCGCTCACGGCATGTCTTCGACGTGATGCTGTGGCTCCACGAGACCGCCACAGGGCCAGGCATCACAAGGGCGGACATGCACGAGATCCTCAAAGCCTGGTTTCGTGACGCGCGGGGCGGGTTCGGGCTGAACGGGTACGCACCGGGGTTCCTGGACGACTGGTGGGCGGCACGCTTTGATGAGGGCGCCTTGGAAGGCGACGTCAATGGCAAAGGGACCTTCACACCAGCGGCGCGCACCGCCCTGGTGGCCACACTGCGCGCACGCTCGGTATGA
- a CDS encoding DUF4132 domain-containing protein encodes MTVTDTHTEALSFFQDFIIAAEQRHRQTGTLYGTKPAELLPAARLNLPPPVAVQVVNLALHDVCHGSRHWSFKSAEEKLIVQLARRHLPYTAEDAREIVGRLARYPNPAVLPTRALLTSLLVGLGRDMLLSSARSELEALASALGHHTWADARKLHSFVAELLHDGPSGLHLDADVWGARVLPLLDTLSEPVQSAWTNLLLHCASASGNTPTKAWLTEAQTRMDALGDEHFLPLATTWLAQAVPGGRAVPPAEQAVPARHPDLYAARNADLLRGLAWVSGLVPDAHLAAVLGDLALAGYRKVSGHGPRSVKVAGACVAALQRLPGLLGAGQLLRVAQGVQQPSYRASLDRVIEDIAQRLGLSREDLEEIGVPTFDLTDVGQRDVLLGDTTAEVRADGRTVQLTWRNEKGQPVKTVPARVKREFAAELKDLKASAKALEKVLGAQRDRLDGLMMLDRTWTFDTWRDRYLDHPVVGVLARRLLWTIDGRSVLWHQGVLRDQGGEDVTPSPSAEVKLWHPVLAPLEEVRAWRERLEDWQMVQPFKQAHREVYLLTDAERATRVYSNRFAAHVVRQHQFNALCAARGWRNSLRLMVDDEYPPATRELPQYGLRAEYWVEGIGDEYGQDTNETGTYLRLVTDQVRFYRLDAARNSAHAGGGGYGPTWRFPNPAEPVPLEDVPPLVLSEVLRDVDLFVGVASVGNDPTWQDGGPQGRFRQYWQHYSFGDLGATAQTRREVLARLLPRLKIAGRCELTERFLVVRGDLRTYKIHLGSGNVLMEPNDQYLCIVPSRGLGANEGESVFLPFEGDAVFSVILSKAFLLANDTTITDGTITHQIMQR; translated from the coding sequence GTGACGGTCACGGACACCCACACGGAAGCCCTCTCGTTCTTCCAGGACTTCATCATCGCGGCCGAACAGCGCCATCGTCAGACCGGCACGCTATATGGAACGAAACCGGCCGAGCTCCTGCCTGCTGCCCGCCTGAACCTCCCACCTCCTGTCGCCGTGCAGGTGGTGAACCTGGCGCTGCACGACGTGTGTCATGGGAGCCGGCACTGGTCGTTCAAGTCGGCGGAGGAGAAGCTCATCGTCCAGCTGGCCAGGCGGCATCTGCCGTACACAGCGGAAGACGCCCGGGAGATCGTCGGACGGCTGGCCCGGTACCCGAACCCGGCAGTCCTGCCCACCCGGGCCCTGCTGACCAGCCTGCTGGTCGGTCTCGGCCGTGACATGCTGCTGAGCTCCGCCCGCAGTGAACTGGAGGCGTTGGCCTCAGCCCTCGGTCATCACACCTGGGCAGACGCGCGCAAGCTCCACTCCTTCGTGGCCGAGCTTCTCCATGACGGTCCCTCCGGCCTGCACCTGGACGCGGACGTCTGGGGAGCGAGGGTGCTTCCGCTGCTGGACACGCTTTCCGAGCCTGTACAGTCCGCGTGGACGAACCTCCTCCTGCACTGCGCCTCCGCCAGTGGCAACACGCCAACAAAAGCCTGGCTCACCGAAGCGCAGACCCGCATGGATGCCCTGGGAGACGAACACTTTCTCCCTCTCGCCACCACGTGGCTGGCGCAGGCCGTCCCTGGTGGGCGTGCGGTACCTCCAGCGGAGCAGGCGGTGCCGGCCCGTCATCCTGACCTGTATGCGGCCCGCAACGCTGACCTGCTTCGCGGGCTCGCCTGGGTGTCTGGGCTGGTCCCTGATGCTCACCTCGCGGCGGTGCTGGGCGACCTGGCCCTCGCCGGCTACCGCAAGGTCAGCGGGCACGGTCCGCGATCCGTGAAAGTGGCGGGCGCCTGTGTGGCTGCGCTGCAACGCCTGCCGGGACTGCTCGGCGCCGGGCAACTGCTGCGGGTCGCTCAGGGCGTGCAGCAACCCTCCTACCGCGCGTCCCTGGACCGGGTGATCGAGGACATCGCGCAGCGTCTGGGCCTGAGCCGGGAGGACCTGGAGGAGATCGGCGTGCCGACCTTCGACCTGACGGACGTGGGCCAGCGGGACGTCCTCCTGGGTGACACCACCGCCGAGGTGCGCGCGGACGGCCGGACTGTCCAGCTGACCTGGCGCAACGAGAAGGGCCAGCCCGTCAAGACCGTACCTGCGCGGGTGAAGCGGGAATTCGCTGCGGAGCTCAAGGACCTGAAGGCCAGCGCCAAGGCCCTGGAGAAGGTTCTGGGCGCCCAGCGGGACCGTCTGGATGGACTGATGATGCTGGACCGCACGTGGACGTTTGACACGTGGCGGGACCGCTACCTCGACCACCCGGTGGTGGGCGTCCTGGCGCGCCGGCTCCTGTGGACCATCGACGGCCGCTCCGTTCTGTGGCACCAGGGAGTCCTCCGTGACCAGGGTGGGGAAGACGTCACGCCCTCGCCGTCCGCGGAAGTCAAACTGTGGCATCCCGTCCTGGCCCCACTGGAAGAGGTGCGGGCCTGGCGTGAACGGCTGGAAGACTGGCAGATGGTGCAGCCGTTCAAACAGGCGCACCGTGAGGTGTACCTCCTGACGGACGCGGAACGGGCGACCCGGGTGTACAGCAACCGCTTCGCCGCGCACGTGGTGCGGCAGCATCAGTTCAATGCCCTGTGCGCGGCGCGGGGCTGGCGAAACTCGCTGCGTCTGATGGTCGATGACGAGTACCCCCCGGCCACCCGGGAATTACCTCAATACGGTCTGCGCGCCGAGTACTGGGTCGAAGGCATCGGCGACGAGTACGGGCAGGATACGAACGAGACGGGGACGTACCTGCGTCTGGTCACCGATCAGGTGCGTTTCTACCGTCTGGACGCCGCGCGGAATTCCGCGCATGCGGGCGGAGGGGGGTATGGGCCGACCTGGCGCTTCCCGAATCCGGCGGAACCGGTCCCGCTGGAGGACGTGCCGCCGCTGGTGCTGAGCGAAGTGTTGCGGGATGTCGACCTGTTCGTGGGGGTCGCGTCCGTGGGGAACGACCCGACATGGCAGGATGGCGGGCCGCAGGGGCGGTTCCGGCAGTACTGGCAGCACTACAGCTTCGGGGATCTGGGCGCGACGGCGCAGACCCGCCGGGAGGTGCTGGCCCGGCTGCTGCCACGCCTGAAGATCGCGGGACGGTGTGAACTCACGGAGCGGTTCCTGGTGGTGCGCGGGGACCTGCGGACGTACAAGATCCACCTGGGCAGCGGGAACGTCCTGATGGAACCGAACGATCAGTACCTGTGCATCGTGCCCTCGCGGGGGCTGGGTGCCAACGAGGGGGAGAGCGTGTTCCTGCCGTTCGAGGGAGACGCAGTATTCTCGGTGATCCTCAGTAAGGCGTTCCTGCTGGCGAACGACACGACCATCACGGACGGCACCATCACGCACCAGATCATGCAGCGCTGA
- a CDS encoding recombinase family protein, whose translation MNKTQRAELVLPELNIADPTKVTLGCTRVSTEGQDEGWGRNRQIRDIKDAAADYGLTIVGFIDETVSGANAYRVTHSGYYDLAERYPGINLIFAHPSRVGRHVDKSVGLVRKLLELRAVVWVVDIGNLDKKGNWSNFLRSATEVEVDYNNLVHQMREGKRDKAREGGWPQGSPPFGYRLRRDERGKSRDLEPDPDRVEVYHRLRTEYRRRGANTIANDLNMEGVPGPRDKPWNDNAIRRILRNPVYQGTFTYNRGKPHAIDIPVPALITPEEYRELQRLLADRVKYQPGRKVDPDLLTGHVVCAVCEQSVNVKKSSPRGIPVYHYACSNASRGKANQAAGRFKCPNNRYHNMERLEQKCWAALVHHLTDPDLLAQLFEEHAEAPPNHTDEIKQKEDQLVGLYGLLTEPGRVTSAVKRKIEAVEDELALLQQAPPPSPTPNVDLVRFAEQLKPHLASTGKHARRELMTALRVRFFINREGLERLEITVPRA comes from the coding sequence ATGAACAAAACACAGCGTGCCGAACTGGTTCTACCTGAGCTCAACATCGCGGATCCAACAAAGGTCACCCTGGGGTGTACCCGAGTGTCCACGGAAGGTCAGGATGAAGGATGGGGCCGGAACCGCCAGATACGTGACATCAAAGACGCGGCGGCGGATTACGGCCTGACCATCGTCGGCTTCATTGACGAGACGGTGAGCGGGGCGAATGCCTACAGGGTCACCCACAGCGGGTACTACGACCTGGCCGAACGTTACCCCGGCATCAACCTGATTTTTGCTCATCCCAGCCGTGTCGGGCGCCACGTGGACAAATCCGTCGGCCTGGTGCGCAAACTCCTAGAGCTGCGGGCTGTGGTGTGGGTGGTGGACATCGGGAACCTGGACAAGAAGGGAAACTGGTCTAACTTCCTGCGCAGCGCCACTGAAGTGGAGGTGGACTACAACAACCTCGTTCATCAGATGCGTGAGGGCAAACGCGACAAGGCGCGCGAAGGGGGCTGGCCACAGGGCTCACCCCCATTCGGGTACCGGCTCCGGAGGGACGAACGGGGTAAGTCGCGTGATCTGGAGCCCGATCCTGACCGGGTGGAGGTGTACCACCGGCTGCGCACCGAGTACCGGCGCCGTGGAGCGAACACCATCGCCAATGACCTGAACATGGAAGGCGTGCCTGGCCCCCGGGACAAGCCCTGGAACGACAATGCCATTCGCCGGATTCTGCGGAACCCCGTGTACCAGGGCACTTTCACATACAACAGGGGAAAGCCACACGCCATCGACATTCCCGTTCCTGCTCTCATTACTCCGGAGGAATACCGGGAGCTTCAGCGGCTGCTGGCTGACCGGGTGAAGTACCAGCCTGGGCGCAAAGTCGACCCGGATCTGCTGACGGGTCATGTGGTGTGTGCCGTGTGCGAGCAAAGCGTCAACGTCAAGAAAAGCAGCCCACGCGGCATACCGGTGTATCACTACGCGTGTTCCAACGCGTCACGAGGGAAGGCAAACCAGGCGGCTGGGCGTTTCAAGTGTCCCAACAACCGGTATCACAACATGGAGCGCCTTGAGCAGAAATGCTGGGCCGCGCTCGTTCACCATCTCACCGACCCGGATCTTCTCGCGCAGCTGTTTGAGGAGCACGCCGAAGCGCCGCCTAACCACACGGACGAGATCAAACAGAAGGAAGATCAACTGGTGGGGTTGTACGGCCTGCTGACCGAGCCAGGACGCGTCACTTCTGCGGTGAAACGCAAGATTGAAGCGGTCGAGGACGAGCTGGCCCTCCTCCAGCAGGCGCCGCCGCCGTCACCTACGCCCAACGTCGATCTGGTGCGCTTCGCGGAGCAGCTCAAACCCCACCTCGCCAGCACCGGAAAACACGCGCGACGGGAATTGATGACGGCCCTGCGCGTTCGGTTCTTCATCAACCGGGAGGGTCTGGAACGGCTTGAAATCACCGTGCCCCGAGCGTGA